The Couchioplanes caeruleus sequence GTGGGCGAGCGCTGTTCACTCTCCAGGCCTGGCGAGGGCGAGGACTGTCCAGTCCTGTCCGCACCTGTCCACCCGGCCTATCGGACGCCGTGCAGCTCCCACTGCCACAGGGCATCGCAGAGCAGGTCAAGGCCGTGGCGCAGGTGGCGGCGATAGGTACCGTACGGCAAGCCGAGGCGGCGGGCGGCGGCCTCCTGCGTGGGCGCACCGGAGAAGTAGCCCGCCGTCAGGGCGTCGCGGGCCCGCACTCCGCGCGGATCCTGGGCCAGTTCGTCGACGGCCTGGCGCAGCAGGTCGCGCAGCTCCGCGACGGGATCGGCGAGGTCGGCCGCAAGGCGGACGCGCATCAGGGCACAGGCGGCGAAGGCGGCGGCATCGCGCCAGTGCACCAGGGCCTCGCGGACGGCTTGGTCGAAGGCGCTGCGCGAGACTCCGGACGGGCCGGACTGCAACGGTACGTCGGTGGCCGAGATGAAACGGCGTAGCCAGTTCTCGACGGGCATCCGCCGCCAGTCGATGCCGAACACTCCGTACGTGTGGGCACCGACCCGCGGCCGCTCGCCGGTGTCCACAAGGGTGCCCTTGACGCGCGCGGACCAGGCCTCGGCGTCGCGCCAGACCGCGAAGCCGTACGCGCGACCGCGGGCCCGGGCGGACTCCGCCTGGGCCCGGGAACTACTCAGGTCGATGACCCGCGAGGGAACCTGGTATCGCTCGGGGTAGACCGTGAATCGGCTGATGCCGATGTGTTCGCCCGGGCTCACCGGCGCGGTGGCGTCCGCATGACGCCAGGCCGCCGCCACGACGGGGTCGGTAACAAGATCCTGGGGGTCGGGCGGGGCCGACAGGGCGAGCCGGGCGGTGAAAGCGACGGTCCGGCCCGTGCTGACGAGACGATAGACGCTGAACGCCTGCGGCTGGCGATCCATCCAGTAGCGGACCAGCTCGGCGGATTCGGGCCCCTCGGTCTCCTCGGCCATGCCCAGGATGACATCGATGTCATCCTCGTGCAGAGGACGGTCGTGCACCTCTTCGTCGCGAGACCACGTACGCACCCGGGCCAGGCTCTCCACCTCGCGGAAGAGGTAGAAGAGCTCGTCCGTGACGGTCCAGACCCGCTCCTCGGGTGCCTCACGCAGAATGCGCAGATACTCCTCCATCAACCGCTCGCGCATCGCCACGAAGGCGTGGGGTGCGCGCCAGCGCAGGTCGGCGGCGAGCGTCTCGCGCGCGGCGTCGTGCGGGTGCAGCCCCCGATGGGTGGCCTCCATGAAGGGCAGATCCCTCAGCCAGGAGAAGAGCTCGGGGGCATCCTCGTCGGGCAGCACCGCGGCGAGCAGTTCCTCGGATGTCGAGTGCGCCTGCGCCGCGACCTCGAGGGCGCGGCGGTGGGCCGCCGTCGGCACCTCGCCGATCAACCCGGCCAGCAGGGTGCGCAGCACGTCGGCCGAGGGCGCCCGCATGTCGTCCCTGCTCCAGCCCGGCATTCCCGCGGCGGCCGCCAGCGACAGGGCCAGCGGGTTGCCGCCGGCGAAGCGGAGCACCCGGTCCCGCAGCTCGGGCCGGATCTGCGCCGCGGTCAGCAGGCTCCGGGACTGTTCCTCGGAGAACGGCTGAAGCTCGGTGACGTGCAGAACCCCGGCCCAGGCGGGATCGGCCGCCCATTGCGCCTGCGGCGGGATCCGGCCGGCCAGTACGACGAGGGCACCGGCCGCGGCGCGGGGAAGGAGCCGCTGCCACAGCCAGCTTTCCAGCCACTGACAGTGCTCGAACGAGTCCAGGA is a genomic window containing:
- a CDS encoding ATP-binding protein, producing MSLGERLSSARARAFIGRETELRRFEEALSGDPQAPFAFYVFGPGGIGKSALLRRLTDQARSAGRPFVELDGRFTSRDPADFERAAGGFLDVPGTVLFLDSFEHCQWLESWLWQRLLPRAAAGALVVLAGRIPPQAQWAADPAWAGVLHVTELQPFSEEQSRSLLTAAQIRPELRDRVLRFAGGNPLALSLAAAAGMPGWSRDDMRAPSADVLRTLLAGLIGEVPTAAHRRALEVAAQAHSTSEELLAAVLPDEDAPELFSWLRDLPFMEATHRGLHPHDAARETLAADLRWRAPHAFVAMRERLMEEYLRILREAPEERVWTVTDELFYLFREVESLARVRTWSRDEEVHDRPLHEDDIDVILGMAEETEGPESAELVRYWMDRQPQAFSVYRLVSTGRTVAFTARLALSAPPDPQDLVTDPVVAAAWRHADATAPVSPGEHIGISRFTVYPERYQVPSRVIDLSSSRAQAESARARGRAYGFAVWRDAEAWSARVKGTLVDTGERPRVGAHTYGVFGIDWRRMPVENWLRRFISATDVPLQSGPSGVSRSAFDQAVREALVHWRDAAAFAACALMRVRLAADLADPVAELRDLLRQAVDELAQDPRGVRARDALTAGYFSGAPTQEAAARRLGLPYGTYRRHLRHGLDLLCDALWQWELHGVR